The nucleotide window AAAGCAGAAATATACTGCGTCGAGGAAAAGTTTCTCGATAATAGCGAACGTAATCTTAACGGTGCCGCGGCGTACACTTGCTCCACCTTTTCCCAGCCTCTTTCGCAGCTTCGAGTCTACCCTCGGGGATATTCGACTAAATTATTCGCTTTCCTCGCGTCTACGGCCTTTCTCTTTCAGCCGGGAACGACAAAACGTTTTTCCACCGAGCTCTCTAGCCCTCTCGCCTTTTCTATTGCCTGTCTTTCTTGTTTTCGACTCGGTACCTGTGTTGTCGCCCGAATGAAATTCCACATTCGACTCGAAATACGAGACGCTTGCTCCCGAAAACGAAACGTACTCGCATGCGACCCGATCCTTCGCTCTCCGGCGAACACAGAGAGCTGCGGACAATTCCGTGCGCCAGCCGGGGAACCAGGTGGTTTCTCGTGCAAAAGTAAGTTGAAATTGCGGGATCAAATTTTTTTTCGTGGCAGACTGAGTTCCTAGTGAGatcgaatttaaatattcgGTTTAGGGTATACATGATTGTTTGAGGCAGTCATTTCATGTGTTTAAGCTTGAATCAGGGACGTTTAAGATAGAATTTTAATAGTAGAAGCTGAGATTGTAGACGGTTCAGTGAAAGAAGTTACAAAGTATTAGAAGAATCAGGTGTGTGACTATTGCTTGAGCATTCTACTTGCAGTGTCGACGATATTAGGCTGTACAATCGAAAGTAGATGAGACAGATTTTATAATCTGTATTCgacagaatgaaatatttaagcgAGTTCTTTGTTTCTACAAGGAAAATCAAATGCTGTTCTACTCCACTTTGAGAGAGTTCAGCTCTAAAAATAGAAACTTCAACGAATAAAAATCCTACAGTCTAGCAATAATCAACTTCGTCGAAGTTAGCCGGCGATAATCATTGTACTCGTGAAAAACCTGAATCCAATGCTCCCCCAAGTTCTATCCAAAGCTGACTGCTCGCGCAGGCACAAGCCAGGAGTTCCGCAGCTAACTATCCCCGACGTTTAATCGTTAAACCGGTCGACGCGCGCGTAAACTCGGCCCCTCGCGAACCGCAAACTGGTTCTCGTTCGAACCCGTGAGCTCATTAACGTTTTCAACTTTTCTTTCTCACGTGCAGATAATACTGTACGATATTGAAACTGGAATCATGAAAAActgcaaattttaattatttatcagagGCGCATCAATTAAAGTTCACCGAGGAAACGCTAAAATCAATTTCCACCGATCCACGTATCAGTCCGCGCACGGTCCTCCATTAAAACTAGAAACCGGCGATAATTTTTCTCCATCCCCTAATAACCGCATCAAATTATTCCTACACGTTCTATTTCAGCCGCGAAGCCGACCGCAAACAGTCCCTTTCGACCTACCAGTTCTAATCTTAGATCATTTCCACGCAATATTCCATTTTAGACGCAAAAGTTCGACCAGGTACCATTCCGAACCCTAAGGTAGCTCTAACATTGAACTACTACTATGCAccattctattttaaatacgaCAACCCGTCGTAAACTCATAATTCCAACCGGCCTAGTAGTTCCagcattaaattactttcacccAACATTCTATTTTGAACGTGGAAGCCCAATGTCGCCGATATGGCGGCGTTCGCCACCAAAAACTCAACGTAGCGGAAGAGACTTCCCAGCCAGCGAAATCCCATAGACGATCCTCATTCGCGGCGAACAAACGATCCCGGCTCCCGCGCCGTTTTAGGATAAGAGAGGACAATGCGCGCGAGCAGGGGGTTGCAAGGCTAGGATTTCCCGTGCATCTGTCTCCGGCGATGCGCTCCCGTATAAATACTCGCTCGCACGTATATACGTACGAGGACCGTTAAGGGAACAGAAGCGATGACCGGCTGGCTGCGACAGGCTGCGACTGCAACTGAAACTGCGCCGGTCATACTCCACCTATCCGGTGCACCTGCACCGGATCCCGCCCGCCCGGCCGGCCCGAGCCACGTACACACAGGCCCGCCCTTACACCCACGTAAGTTGATAATCGCGCCGATGTTACGGCTCGCTCGCCTGCTTTCCGCGACGCGATTCACGATCCGTCCGCCGCAAACTTCTCGCGCCTcctccgatcgatcgatcccacGACGGATCGCTGCTGTAATTGTTTCCTCGGAAGGATTCACAAAACACGAGGGTGGAAGGGACGAACTATGGTAAAGATTAACTAGCAAGCGCGAAGATTTCTAGGGATAGGAAATAGGGGAGGTGTGCTTTGGTTGTGAGAGTTCTGTATTTTGGTTTGAATCTGGATGAGTATTGGGATTTTGGATGGCTGCTTGGGAATGATCGTTTGGTTTTGGATATATAAAAGTTCTAAGTGACGAAGAAACTTTGATATCATGAATGTCTAGAGCTGAAATTTGGCCACTGTAACGGTCAATCTTTTCTTGAAAGTATTGAGGTCGATGGTAGTTACTAATGATGCTATAGGGTAgttgattttaatattgataacaTCAAAGGAGAGATATTCACGATTGAACGGGCGCATCAGacatttgtagtatcacagATATGCACCGGGAAGCGGTCGCAGTAGAATCCATAGGATCATATTGCAAAGAATCCGAAGCATCCGCGAGGAGTTTCGATCGCGCGTCGCGGCGCAATTATCTCGTTACATCGCTCCCGTTCCAGTGATCCGGCGTAATCCAAACCGGCTGCCggtgtaaataaatgaatagacaAATAAATGATTACGCTACGCGCGAACGCGCCGCCGGCGATAATTAATAAACTCGATTAACCGTGGCGTAAAACGGGGACGAGTGTTTCCCTCGCGCGCTCGGCCGAGATTTTATCGGATCCCCCGGCGTGCAACTCGATTACGCGAGCTCACGCGTCGCGAAGACAGGTTTACGCGCGTCGACGAGAGCGTCGGATGCGAACCACCGGAAACAATTACGGCGGAACGGGAGGGTTCCGCATACACGTTCGCCAGAACCCCGCGGCCGCGACGATCATCGGCCGCGAGCGAATTTCACTGTCGAACCGTAACGCGCGCGTGCCCGACGACGGTCCCCGAAGATCAGAGGAGGCGACGCGCGGTTTCACGGCAGACGGAATCGCTCGTGAATTCCGTGTACCGAGGAGCATACCGGGTGAACCATTTCACGCGTATCATTAAGGAGACTATCGGTTAGAATAATTCTGAATAAACATTATGAAGTTCGTAAGATGAAGGATATTCAAAAGTGAAGTCTCCATGGAAACAGAGCTTAGAGAAAAATGAAGTGACTGGAAAATATTGCGATCTATTGTCTTATTGTTGCTTTTTATTTGATCGTTATTAATTTCAACTGCACAAAATGTCAAACTTCCATTTGGTATTCCTTTACTGAGAAAGCACTAATCATCGATAGCTATAAATTTGTGCGATATTGGAAAATAAAGTTATTCTTCGTAGTAATCGAACCAATCGAAAGTTCCAGATTCGAAGGAAGGTTCCTTAAATGATCGCCGCTTCTATTTTACTGCAAAATTAAGAGGAAATATGGAACTCGAGAATCTGTTAATAAtgagtaatattaattaacgaaTAATTGGAGGAACATTCTCTTTTGTACGTCAAGAATTTTGTACACACGATACCCGTCTATGGTcgtataatttcgaaaaatgatCGATGTCGATCGCGCGCGTTCCGAGCGATAATAATTCAAGCAACGCATAATTCAAGAGTTATTCAGACGGTTCACCCTGTATACGCGGGGCCCGCCAAGCGGCGAAGGAATTCGATCCATTACGCGGTTAACCAAAATTCCCCGACCCTCCGCGCGTCCCGTTCTCCTCTCGCTCTACCGTCTCCTACGCCCCTGCGAGAGATTCGCCGCTAATATTTCAGCCGTGGAAAAACGACGACGAATAAATCGCCGGAAAAATCGTTCCGCGACGAGACTGCATTTTCCCGGGGATAACGTCGGGGAAACGGCTCCGAAAATCCGACGTCGTCGCGCGCGCGACAAGAGCCACCCCCATCGCGCGCTCGGCGAACGATAAGCTCGAGAATACGGTGATTCGAGATTAACCTGTTCACCGGAAGGAGGACGAATAAACTCGTCGTACTCGTAGTCGACTGTATCTTCTCATCATTTTTGGACTTCCCCGTTGATTGTTATGTTAATCTTGATCGCGTATAAAAAGAGTTTTAAAATCTTGGAAGATGACGGGAATAATGTTTTCACTGTTGCATGGTGTGATATGGTGAAGCAAATGAATTTTGGAACATCCTTTGGAAAGGTATTTGGAGATTACTGATGCTTTTATGAGAGGTATCGCGTATTTTGCATTTTATAGCGTTGCAGCTGATGACAGGATGAATATCATGTTGTTCGTATGTAACTAATAAACTAGTAAACTTTTGGACTAATTTCGAAATGAGACTCTGACACTTTGTAGAAAATTTTAGCGAAGTAACGTCACGTGGCTGTCTTCTGGAGCGTCTCCCAACTCTCCGTTTCTAGGGACTATCTTACCTCTAACTGGTCAAACCGATTTGTAGTATTAACCAGTTAGAGCATCCCGTTGAAGACGAGTGTTGCTACTTTCCGTTTAcaatctacatatattttatgcaCGCACATGTAGTATATCGATTCGTATCATTCAAGTTTCTAATTTACAGGTATAGCGAACTTCTAGATGTAGATGAGAAGTCTTGACAGGAAGCAGCAGCCGCTGAGTACTTTAACCCTTAAGAACCACTCCCGTAATATTACATCCGCCATCTTCCAAGGTAAATATTTCACTTCCGCGACATTACGTTTAAGCCACATAAGAATCTTTTATCTTTCAATACACACGGCAATCCTCTTAACCGCATCTACAAAATACAAGTTCCCCTAACCCTTTGACGACAGTACTACATTTTCAtctaattttttatatcatcGAACGAACATCAACGCGTTAAGCGCGATGGTAGCCACTGACACTTCTGAAtaactagaaaacaatcgtaactgagttgataataaataattaataattgttcctgcttttcttcgttacaaaagaataattctaCAGAAAAACCCTCAAGATTTTAGCGCTTGACGTACTAAAGAAAAACGTTTCCGATCCCGGAAAAAGCTGTGCATCGATAGGTTAATACATAAAAAATCGAATACTAATCCCACACCGATCGGTGTAATCTGAAGTCCGTCCCAAATCGAACGATCGATTAAGGCGCTAAATTGTGCAGACTGTAATTACAATTGTCGTCGAACGAATCCCCGCGGATCATTATAATTCCGGATTAATCGCGGCCGCACGAACATTCGCGATCGAGAAATCAGCCGGCTAACAGGTTAACGGTCCCAAGACGACCTGGCTAACTGGAACACGGTCCTGGACCCTTGGACACCGTTATCCCCGCAGAGCGTGTCGCGCGCCGGTTCCGACCGGATAGAGCAATCAGTGTGTCCCCTGTAAACAATTGTATCCCCTCGTTCCCTGATTAGGTACAGAGATTAATGAAGCTGCACGCTTTGATCCGATCTCCTTTGATTCCGCGTGTCCCAACCGTATTAGCGAGCCAGCGTCGAGAACTTAAGGCCTAATTAGCGGGATGAACGGTGCGGGCCGCGGCGATCGGTTATTTTTCCGAAATTAACGAGAACCGATAGGAATGAGCGACCAGCCATTACCGAGGAGTGCCTCGAAGCGCGATCGTACACTCGCGGACACGCCCGCGGGACTTCGATATAGACCTGCACCAGTAATCGCAATTTATGAACCGTAAACCACCAATTCGGGACccgccattttctttttctacttcgCAGTGAACCTTGATCGTGTTAGCATTGAATGCGAGGCAATAAACCCCTCCGGGACGTCACGATAATGATCCTCGTTATTTTCTTTAGCGACTGCCCCCAACAGTCTTCTTGGTTTTAATCATTATCTGGGAAGAAAACTTCCGCGTCCGTTTAGCATTCGTTGGTTAATAGCATCAATTATAACTGAACATTCGTAACTACGCGTACATCGAATGATATTCATAAAACTAAATTCGCAACCCCTATCGGGGCAACTTACTAACCAGAGCTGCATTAAGATCGGTTACAAATCCCAATAAAGCACAGTTCACGCGTCGCGTTTACAATAAACCGAGCACACTGTCCCGACCGCTCAATCTCCAAAAATTCCAATGGAACCAGCAGAATCGTATACAAAAGGCGCGCGACGAAACACAAAATCGAACGTGAAAGGCGAGTCGAATCGAAATCGCGCTCGCGCGTCCGTTTATTCGGCGCGCGCCATCAACGGAACCTTTTAACAGAGTTTATCCGATTTATTATGCAACGGGGAAggtatcgatcgatcggtatcTGGCCAGGGGCACAACGTACAACGACGACGGCGATTATTGGCGCTGGAAGCGGGGCGGGTTGCTGCTGCTGCAGcaacgagagggagagagagagagagagagagaaagagagagagagcctgccgcggcgcggcggcggcggcggcggcgaaatGATCTCGATTAGAGGCTCGGCACACGGCTTTTTTTTCACGGAGATCAAACCCCGAAATCCTGATCGAATTCCGGCGAAAAGTCTCGTTAACGGCTCCATCTCCTTTGGCCGGCGATTCAGTTCCACTGGCCCGGAGCGGACGGAAGCAAAGAGAGACGGGAGAAGAGACGCTTCGTTAAACGAGCCGGCAACTTCTTCCCACTTTCAACGGGGTAAATGAATTGCTCGGCAAACTTGTAATCCGAACAATCAACGGCCGTATTCTTGCCGGCTGGAACGCGATCGGGGTAGATGCAGGAAAGCTGAGCGCAGGACCCAGGCTAGCAACCGAACACGCCAGCACTTGCCATTCCCGAGCGCAAACAAACCGTCCGTTCCCTGGTGCAGAATCGATGTCCAGTTCGAGGTACCGTCTGTTGCTCGAGAGATGGCGAACGGGACGGCACAAGGGTGCTgctagatcacttgatggctaagCTGAGGAATGCGGATCTGATCGGTTAGTTTTTATCTTTTCTCATAGAATTCTCTAttgcattatttcattattcgtaCTATTTTCTATCACTGATTCGATATTCCATACAGCTAGGGTAATTAGCAGTATAAACTTGAAAGAGACTTTTGGCCCAATGTACCGTTCCATTAGATATTAAGTCATCTTTCTACTATAAAAGGGGTCTGTAATTATTGATTACGCGTAATCGCgtcgatgaataattaattggtaGCGAAATTTAGACGAGGACAGAGGAGAGTTGACCGATCAGACTCGGATACCTTTCGCTCGTCAACTCGCGAGCTACAGACGGTACCTATGTTGAACCGATGACCGTTTCCCAGTGTCTTTTAACAACTTCCGACGATAAACGGGCGGGTTACCTACGCGCGCGGAACCCGTTTCCCCGAACGGGACCTCGTTTCCTACGCGGTTTTCGCCTCGCCTCCACCGTCTTCCGGAATAATTAATTCGCCGTCTCGGTCTCGCCGGCTTCGAGCAATCGCGAAAATTACCGCTCTTGAACGGTTTCCAAGCGGTACACGCGGCTTTGAGTGCTCGGTTTATGGTTGAGGGGTTTTAAACCGACGCGTTTTGTGACGGTGAAAAATGGCGCCGCGAAGGAATACCGTTGTCTCTGTTGTCGTGTAGCTTCTCGGGTCTTTGTTTTCAGTTGGATTGATGAGTTTATGTTGCGCTGCCGGTGGACCCGAGTACAATAGAGATAAATGAAGACGTTATTTCAGTGTTCTTAATAATCGAcgtgaaatgttgaaaaaaatCTGGCAAGTGAAGTTGGTTCGCGGATACTACTTAGTTCTTGATTCGATTGAATATATCAAATGGTAATTAGCGGAGGGAGGCTTGTGGACAGTTTGCAAGTCTTATGGTTGTTACTTTCATAACACTTTTACAGGACAGAATAGACGTTTAAATTCAAAGTTAAAAGtcaaaatattcagaataacATTAATACTAAAATCGACCAAGTCCTACTTCCACAACTTAATTAGCCAACTTCCTCTTTTCATCAATGAATAATTCTACTAATTATTCCCCACGAATTTTACCTCTAAGCGTTTCTACTGCGAATGCGGGagaacataaatatttgaaagacaATTATCACCACCGATAGTGACAACAGTAACATTGCCGTTAAGTCACCGGAAAATCGAGAATCAAAGACGAAACCGTGTAAGGAGCCGAGGCTCGCGTATAAAACACCGCGATCTGAATTCCGCATTAACCCTCTCGAACCGCAAATGGAACGAACGGGGTTGGCCGACGTGCTAATCGTTTTAATCGATATCCCGCTCGAGTTGGCATCAGTCTAGCGGCTCTTCTTCCGCGAAATTTCTGTCCACGCGATCCGCTCGAAAACACTTCACGCTCGAACCTCAAGCGCCGATAATACGGCAATCTGAAAATGATCCGCGCGAGCTCGCGCCGCGGCCACTTGCCGCCCGAATCGAGTATCTTCCGGGTACAAGCGTTACGAGCAACTCCATCATAAACCATCCACCAGCATCCGCCCCGCCTACGTACGAACAATTGCCCGGCGGGCaattaacaattcatttttttcgCCGCCCGCCCAACCCTCCCCCGTCTCGCAAGTTCCGCCGACGCGACCGAGATTGCCCGATAAATTGCCGGGTAACGAGACAGGGTTTTCTCCCTCTATTACGCCGGTTCGATAACCGATAGAAAGTATCGCCCGCAAGGTATCAACGGACGGCTATCCTCGTCCCCGTTACGAGTCGCAACGGCAACGTCGCTTAGACGTTCGGCTTAACGCCAATTCGTTGTGGAAATTCGCGATCAGTCGGTTAATCCCTCCGCTTGAATTTGCTTGCAATCGAACGACGGATTGAGGAACGTTTAAGAAACATACATTGCGAAAATTCGATATTATAGGCAGTGTTCGAGAGGAATATTTGCGCAAATTTCAATCGTCCGTGGTAGTAAGAATGATAGTATCAaacgtgtaattaatttatacagtGGAGATTGTCTGAAGGATTCTCTTAATGTTCCCTTTAATCAACATCAGGAAACTTGAATAAATCTAAACGAATGTTCTATTTATTCAATCAAATTGTACGTATTTCCCCGGAACCACCTGTGCACGGAAAGCGAAACAATATTCCACCAGCCGATTATCAATAAAAACATCCGCGCGGCGATCCGCGCGCCATCCCTCGCTCGTTACGAATTGGAACAGCAAACCCAAGGAGCCCAAGCGATTAATCAGCGACGCGTGCTCCCGATTCGTGATCATCGAATCTCGTCCCGGTTTCGTTCGTGATGTCGCCGGGGGCGCAGAATTCGCGAGCGGAGGGGGGCCAGACGAGGCGGGATCGTACGTGCGAGGAATTTCCGCAAGGTCGAAACACTCCGCGGCGCGGGACAAAGGAGTTTCTTGGCAAGCCTCCTCGAGCAATCGCCTCGGGAACGAAAGCGCGACGCGCGGGGCTGGCAACAGGGGTGGCGAAAGAAGTCGCATTGAATCCGTTCCTAATTGCAGGATCCGCCGTCCGAAACGCTTATTAGCGTTGATTGCTGAAGGGGTCGTCGCGCCCGGGGCGCATCGCTAAGTCGTCGCCGCCGCTTGGCAAGCTCCGGCGCTCGCCGGTGGATCTCTCGCGGCGAAACAAAAGCTTTGATTCCGATTCGAACCCGCCAGCCAACTGCTTCGTTTCTCTCCGGCCTGTAATTTGTCGCGAATTCTTTCGAACGAGTTCATCCGCCGGTGGAAACAATGGCTCGTTTACACGGTTAACGATCGAGGAATCGACGCCCGCGATCAGCCGGCGGGTCCCTATGGGAGAATCGCTCGGAGGACGGGGGGAGAATCAACTCGGGACATTCATTCCTAGGCATAAGCGTATCGCCGCGGAACGGGAGTTACGAGACGGCGAGACTATTCAAACTCGATAATAACGACGGCATCGCCGACGGAAGAGTGCCGGCGAGTTGGACAAGTGGAAGAGGAAATTGCGACGAATCGACGTCTCGTATCGGGCACCCACAGCTTCTCAGCTTCGTCGGATAAGATTCACTCTAGGTAAAATCGGCGAATACTTCAACTGGAACCGGGGGGGTGGTAACCCCTTGAAGACCGCTTTACGGCTTTTAACGCGAATTTATTCATGCGCGCCGGAGGTCGCCGGAGTGGACCgtaacagtgaaataaattatatcgtAAATTGCTATATTACCGGTACGTAGTGGACGAGCGTTCTATAAAAACATCACGATTCGCCGATAGTAAAATTTTTTTGTTGATTTATGTCAGCTGCGGCCCGGGAGTTTTACGGACAGCGCACGGCGCTTTTAGTGTTTTTAGTTGTGAATGGAGACATCGGAATATTGAATGGAGATTTTATTGATAGATTCGTGCCAGGAATTTCGGCGTGGATGTTTTGTCGCGGAGAGATTACGGCGTTTCATCAGTCCCGATTCTTATCGGGAACGATGTATCTACGGTTATTTAATGCACCGATGTACCGTGAATTACGACGTCGGAATACTAGATTTTTTCAGCAACAGATTTTATAGAAACATCGTCCACCGCGGTAACGACGTTCACGTACAATTAACCAAGACTGCGGATTTGTCTGCAAATGTAGATACATAACTTCTTCAGTGCAAAAATTACTCAACATTCACCGATCTTCGAATACTAACCTGCCACCCGTCTGAACGAACGAAAACCTGAAGAAGCTCTACGAGCGCATGAAAATCTACAGTCCAGAATCATTCCAATACCAAGACACATCTACAGGGAAGCTATTCGCTGGGCCCCCTTACCTTGCAATGGGTGCAGTTGAAGATGACCGAATAGGGCTGGGCGCAGTCGTAACGCGCCAGCACTTCCTCGAATTCACAATGCAGCCTCGCGGCTAACGCGTCGACGAGCAACAGCTTGTCCAGGGCATCGGCGCACTTCTGGCCACCGTTTACCACGTTTTCGAGCGGGCCGCCCTTGCCGGGTGCCAGGGCGTTGACCACCGCGTGCTCGCAGCAGTGCCGCAGACGCAAACCGCTCATGAACCAATATCGATTCTCCCTCGGGGTTAAAAAACTTCGCGTACTGCTCCGGCCAAAATCATCCCGACAGACGTCCCTCTTATGCGACTCCTCGAGATAAAAAAGGCACTGTTCCGGAGCGGTCCGTACGCCCACCTCCTCGTGTCCCGTCGTCCGTTCGTCCCCGTTCGCCGCGTCGCCGCCCACCCTGCCGGCGACCTCGACCTTCCCGATCACCTCGTGGAACTCGGTGTCGCCCCCGTTGCTCCTGCTGGTCGCCGGGGGTCGAGGGCACGGGGCCGGGCAGTTCTTCGGCACCTCCGGTGGACCGCAGCTACCCTGAAGATCGGCCGGCGCTGGACCCGCCAGGTCGCAGGCCGATAACCAAGGGTTTATTTGGTTCACCTCCCAGCTGTATTCGTTGTAAGGATGCATCGTCTCGGGCTGATCCGGCTGATGACTCTGATACGAATGATCCGTTTCGCTACTCGTCTCTCGTTGTTCATTCGCTCGActctgctgctgctgttgttgttgctgttgttgttgttgttgttgttgttgttgttgttgctgagCATCCCGTCGCCCATGACGACGATGCtcgctcctcttcttcttctcgttctcgttctcgcgCAACGACACCGTGCTGTCCTGGACGTATCGTTCTCTGTCGAGACGCTGTTGCTGCGGTGACTGCTGTCGCGGCTGGTAGGGCACGCCCGACGACAACAGGGACGAAATCTGCGTGACGTTGTGCCGGGGTTGCTCGTCGGCGGCGCCGAGGGATGGATTCTGGGCGAATCTCGAGGCAAACTGGCCGGAGGGATTGGTCGAACAGGCGAGCGGCCAGGCAAGCAGGTACAAGACGAACAGCAGACCGTAACTGCGGCCACGGTTGCCGAACAGCTTGACGGGCACCCCGCTGGTCGCGAGCTCATCGTCCTTGGGCGGACGCTTTTCATTGGTAATCGGCTCCTGGAACCGGGCAGTGTAGACGCTCTCGCAATTCTCTGGTCGCCCGCAGCGGAAACGGGCTCGAACACTCCTCCCAGCCGGGTAACAACGTTCGTTCTCGCGATCTTGCCGCAACACCTCACCGCGTGCACCGTCCACCCGACGCGCGACGTCCTGACGAAAGTCCGACGCGTCCCCGTCGGAAACGACGCGTTCGATCTCGCGACGCGGCTCGCGGACGTCGCTTCTAGCTTCTCTCGTGGCGTTGTTGATGTTGTCGCTGTTGTCACTTCTGATGCTGTTGTTgttcttgttgttgttgttgttgtggtTGTTGTTGTAGGCAGTGTAAGCGAACGCGTCGACGGAAGGAACGCTCTCGACGGGAACACGTCCGGGAGACTCGGTGGATTCCTCGTGCACGGATCCCGCTCGATCTTCGTCCCGTCTCGTCGACGAATtccttctcctcttcttcttcttcttcgtgttCTTGGGTCCGCGGCGAGAGGACCGTGACCTCGATCGTCGCCGTTCGTCGCTCCCCGGCACGACGTTTCTCGCGACGTTTCTCGCCACGCTGAGAGAAACAGAATCGAAAGAAACGTTAAAGGCAGTGGCGTTTCCGGTCTCAGCGACGACGGCGAcgctgccgccgccgtcgcgGCAACGATCGCTGGACGAGGGTCTCCCTTCGGTATCGTCGGAGCGACGAGCAGCCGGCGAAGGTTCGTCCGTCGTCGGGGACGGACTCGTCGATGAGGAGAGATCCGCGTGTCCTCTATAGCGCCGATCACTCGACGTGGGTGGTGGTGGTCCCGTGAAACCGGGTGGATCGAGCAGCATGGGCACGAGCTGGGGAACGTTAGCGTCCCCCGATTTGTTTCGTCCCGTGGATCGTCCCCGATCTTGCTGACCGACCCGCCGACGATCCTCTTGCCGCTGGTTCTCGGCGGCGCGCAGCTCTTCCGCCGGTG belongs to Nomia melanderi isolate GNS246 chromosome 12, iyNomMela1, whole genome shotgun sequence and includes:
- the Mid1 gene encoding calcium-permeable channel component Mid1, producing MLLDPPGFTGPPPPTSSDRRYRGHADLSSSTSPSPTTDEPSPAARRSDDTEGRPSSSDRCRDGGGSVAVVAETGNATAFNVSFDSVSLSVARNVARNVVPGSDERRRSRSRSSRRGPKNTKKKKKRRRNSSTRRDEDRAGSVHEESTESPGRVPVESVPSVDAFAYTAYNNNHNNNNNKNNNSIRSDNSDNINNATREARSDVREPRREIERVVSDGDASDFRQDVARRVDGARGEVLRQDRENERCYPAGRSVRARFRCGRPENCESVYTARFQEPITNEKRPPKDDELATSGVPVKLFGNRGRSYGLLFVLYLLAWPLACSTNPSGQFASRFAQNPSLGAADEQPRHNVTQISSLLSSGVPYQPRQQSPQQQRLDRERYVQDSTVSLRENENEKKKRSEHRRHGRRDAQQQQQQQQQQQQQQQQQQQQSRANEQRETSSETDHSYQSHQPDQPETMHPYNEYSWEVNQINPWLSACDLAGPAPADLQGSCGPPEVPKNCPAPCPRPPATSRSNGGDTEFHEVIGKVEVAGRVGGDAANGDERTTGHEEVGVRTAPEQCLFYLEESHKRDVCRDDFGRSSTRSFLTPRENRYWFMSGLRLRHCCEHAVVNALAPGKGGPLENVVNGGQKCADALDKLLLVDALAARLHCEFEEVLARYDCAQPYSVIFNCTHCKEAYRKWVCSSLVPYFAHGGPLDSDTSGTSWTGSRLRPCRSFCQSVEQRCPYLLPGDRAPAYPTQYAGEPTFLCRDPNIPETGEQAARALHSSDEDECCFRVCSEERPGSGICANCTDREPRKRGRIHDPPTAPYCEINPIQPASTGDKYPGGADGSSVDGEETEDSSRIPSYVVPQQPPGNSLCGSGGVGSIPSVSSSGRRSASVVPRAVWLCSILASLFGKPSAFAWLPRFLLRLLVTVLGIISSGSNDVWDISAGSKPEKTGRLPGGLAAWLHRRPAGRVSYVSVRHGAKWMLEKWVMVERRCRRPRFYWWWCCWWWWRRVTAGEDRARRGRSNDRATRSGTNRGSPVHQPATPVSSRDSPWFFTRVRLRTRDLAVQCRLRWWWWWRWRWRWLYRWWRSRWKLWVGSNAWAAGNDGRGKEHRRASRARNRGRGRRRGKRSLGDDFWRSPASRRRYRLPSRKDPP